GGTCGCAGAGGCCCCGGCCCGCGCCTACAACCCGTTGTTCATCTGGGGTGAGTCGGGCCTGGGCAAGACCCACCTGCTGCACGCGGTCGGGCACTATGCGCAGCGGCTCTTTCCGGGGATGCGGGTTCGGTATGTCTCCACCGAGGAGTTCACCAACGACTTCATCAACTCGCTGCGTGACGACAGGAAGGTGGCCTTCCAGCGCCGCTACCGGGACGTCGACGTGCTGTTGGTGGACGACATCCAGTTCCTGGAGGGCAAGGAGGGAACTCAGGAGGAGTTCTTCCACACCTTCAACACGCTGCACAATTCGAACAAGCAGATCGTGGTGTCCTCGGATCGACCGCCGAAACGGCTGGAGACCCTGGAGGACCGGCTGCGCACCCGCTTCGAGTGGGGTCTGATCACCGACATCCAGCCGCCGGAGCTGGAGACGCGGATCGCGATCCTGCGGAAGAAGGCTGCCCAGGATCGACTCGCGGCCCCCGCGGAGGTGCTGGAGTTCATCGCGGCCCGGATCGAGCGCAACATCCGGGAGCTGGAGGGCGCCCTGATCAGGGTCACGGCCTTCGCGTCGCTCAACCGCCAGCCGGTGGACGTCCAGCTCGCCGAGATCGTGCTGCGTGACCTGATCCCGGACTCGCATGCTCCGGAGATCACGGCGTCGACGATCATGGCGGTGACCGCCACCTTCTTCAACGTCGGGATAGACGATCTCTCAGGTCCGGGGAAGACCAAGGCGTTGGCGCAGGCCAGGCAGATCGCCATGTACCTGTGTCGAGAGCTGACCGACCTCTCGCTGCCGAAGATCGGGCAGACCTTCGGCGGACGCGACCACACCACGGTCATGCACGCAAACAAGAAGATCCGTAAGGAGATGGCCGAGCGCCGTCGTATCTACGACCAGGTGCAGGAGCTGACCTCCCGGATCAAGCAGCGCGCCAGGAGCTGACCGGGCGGTCTGCTCGCACCACTCGCACCACTCGCACCACTCGCACCACTCGCACCACCCCTCACCGACTCGACTGCGTACCGACTCGGGCCCTGTCCCGACCACTCGGTGAGACGCATCGTCGCGACTCGCCACAGGCGATCGCAGACGGTGTGCCCCTGCGGTCGCTGAGCCCGGTACTGCCTTCGCCGTCGCGCGGCGGACGGCCACCGCCAGGCGGCTCGGCCGCCACAGTGCCGCCGGCGCCGCCGTCGTGGCGGGCGCCCGGCCCGGCGAGGTGTTGCTGCCGAGGCCGTTTCCTCGGCCTGACCCCTTCGCGGCGGCCGATATTTTCCCGTCCCGTGGAGGCCGACGGGCCGCATCCTGCCCAGAAAAGCCTCGGATTAGAGTTGTCCACAGCCCCGATCGGGCGAGATCCACGCCACTTCCTACCTGTGTAGTGCCTGGGTACAACCACCCCCAGATCTGGGGATGGAAATGTGCACAACTCGGCTCGACTGTGGACGGATCGCGGGGGTCGCCGAGTTGTCCACCGAGCGGCCAAGTTGTCCACCGACTGATCCACTGGTTCGCACACAGGGGTGCACGGACGGTGAGCAGCCAAAACAAGGGTTATCCCCAGTATCCACAGCCCTTACTACTATCCCTGTCTTTTTCTCCTTAGAGAGAAGGTGAAGAAAAACAGGGGGTGGGGACAGCTCGCCGAACCACAGTCCGAGAAACCTCCGTCAGCGCCGGCCCGTGTCACACCCGAGGTCGGGGAGGCTCTACGGTGGTGACCCTGCTCGGGGTCGTCTCCGTCTGGGATTGCCCCGTCTCCTCGCCCGGTCGAGCCTGACCATCGACGATGGCCCGCCCGGTGAGCAGCGTCAGCGAGCCCGGTACGACGTCGATGCTGTTTGACCTGGTCAAGCTCGGTCGGCTGCCCAAGATCGCAGCGGCCTGAAAGGACGCCTGATGAAGATCCGAGTCGAGCGTGACGGTCTCGCCGATGCCGTCGCCTGGGTTGCCCGGAGCCTGCCCTCCCGCCCGCCGATCCCGGTGCTGGGCGGTGTCCTGCTCGACGCAGGGCAGGAGCACGGCGACGACTCTTCGGAGGGGACCGGCGGCGAGGGGGCCGAGCGCACCCTGACGGTCTCCGGCTTCGACTACGAGGTCTCCGCTCAGGTGGGAGTGCCCGCCACCGTCGTCACGCCGGGCCGGACGCTCGTATCCGGTCGGCTGCTCGCCGACATCACCAAGGCGCTGCCGAACAAGCCGGTGGACATCACCGTCGACGGGTCCCGCGCCACCATCGCCTGCGGCAACTCCAAGTTCAGCCTGCCGACCATGCCGGTCGAGGACTATCCGCAGCTGCCGGCGATGCCGGGACTCGCGGGCAGCGTGCTGGGCGAGACCTTCGGCGAAGCCGTCGCGCAGGTCGCCGTCGCGGCCGGGCGAGACGACACCCTGCCGATGCTGACCGGCGTCCGGGTCGAGATCCAGTCGAACCGGATGACCATGGTGGCCACCGACCGCTTCCGGCTCGCGGTGCGTGACTTCACCTGGGAGTCCAGCGACGAGGCCATCGACACGTCCGTACTCGTGCCTGCCAGGACGCTCGCCGAGGCGGCGAAGACGCTCGGCGGCGCGGGCAACAAGGTCGAACTCTCTCTCGCCTCGGGCGACGGGCTCCTCGGCCTGGCGGGCGCGGGCCGTCGCACCACCACGCGGCTGCTGGACGCCGACTTCCCGAAGTACCGGCAGCTGCTGCCCGACGAGCACAACACCAGCGCCATCGTCGAGGTCGCACCGCTGGTCGAGGCGATCAAGCGCGTGTCCCTCGTCGCCGAGCGCGGCACCCAGGTCCGATTGGAGTTCGGCGAGTCGAGCCTGCGGCTGACGGCGGGCGGCGACGATGAGGGCAGCGCCGAGGAGGCGCTGCCGATCCAGCTCGACGGCGAACCGCTGACGATCGCCTTCAACCCCGGTTACCTGCTCGACGGGCTCGGCGTGCTGCGCACCGACCGTGCCCACCTCTCCTTCACCGTGCCCACCCGGCCCGCGCTGATCAAGCCGGTGAACGACGAGGGCGGGGTCATCGAGGGCTACCTGTACCTGTTGATGCCGGTGCGGCTGCCCGGTTGATTCGCTCCGAACTCACCAATCGTCAAGGCTTCGTCGGCAGGGGAGGACGTCGTTGAGGATCGGACTGGTCGGTCTCGGCAGGATGGGCTTCAACATGCGCGAGCGCCTGCGCCGTGCTGGGCATGAGGTCATCGGTTACGACCGAGATCCGCAGATCAGGGACGTCGGCGGGCTCGCGGAGCTGGTAGGTGAGCTGACGGGGCCTCGAATCGTGTGGCTGATGGTTCCCGCAGGCGATCCGACCCGCGACACCGTGGCGGAGCTTGCCGAGCTTCTCTCGCCCGGCGACCTGATCATCGAGGGCGGCAACTCGCGCTACACCGATGACCAGCAGCACGCGACGGTGCTGGCCGAGCACGGCGTCGGGTACCTGGACTGCGGGGTGTCCGGCGGCGTCTGGGGCCTGGAGGTCGGGTACGGTCTGATGGTGGGCGGCGACGCCGAACTGGTCGAGCGGGCGATGCCGATCTTCGACGCGCTGCGCCCCGAGGGCCCGCGCGACGAGGGCTTTGCGCACGCGGGCGGGGTCGGCGCGGGCCATTACGCGAAGATGGTCCACAACGGTATCGAGTACGGCCTGATGCAGGCCTATGCGGAGGGCTTCGAGCTGCTCGACGCCTCCGACGTCGTGACCGACGTGCCTGCGGTGCTCAAGGCGTGGAGCCGGGGCACCGTCGTGCGGTCCTGGCTGCTCGACCTGCTGATCAAGGCCCTGGACTCCGATCCGGAACTCGACGACCTGCGTGGATACGTCGAGGACTCCGGCGAGGGCCGGTGGACGGTCGAGGAGGCAATCAACCACGCCGTCCCGGCGCCGGTGATCTCGGCCGCGCTGTTCGCCCGATTCGCCTCCCGCCAGTCCGACTCGCCCGCCATGCGGGCCGTCGCGGCGCTGCGGAACCAGTTCGGCGGACACGCGGTGCAGCATGCGGGTCCGTCCTCCGGCACCGGTCGGGTGTCCGAAGGCACGTGAGTCGGCGGCGCGGCGGAGATCTCCGCCGCGCCTATGCCCGCGGCCTGCAGGCAGGTCTTCTCCCCGACCTGCGATCCACCGCCGGCGTGTCCGACGCGGCGTACACCCGCGGTCGAATCTCGCCACAGCCCGCCCGACACCCTGCGAGCTGATCGCCTTCGGCGGTCGCGTGGACTGACGGAGCTCATGCATCTACGCCATCTTCAAGTCACCGACTTCCGCTCGTGGCCGCAGCTCGACCTGGCCTTGGAGCCGGGCCCGATCGTCCTGGTCGGCGCCAACGGGCAGGGCAAGACCAACCTCATCGAGGCGGTCGGCTACCTGTCGACGCTCGGCTCGCATCGGGTCGCCCTCGACGCGCCGCTGGTGCGGCAGGGTTCGGACCGGGCCGTGGTACGCGGCGCGGTGGTCAACGAGGGTCGTGAGCTGCTGGTCGAGGTCGAGATCGCGCCGGGCCGGGCGAATCGCGCCAGGGTGAACCGGGCGCCGGTCTCGCGCCCGAGGGACGTGCTGGGAATTCTGCGGACGGTGTTGTTCGCACCGGAGGACCTCAGCCTGGTGCGGGGCGACCCGGCTGACCGCAGGCGGCTGCTCGACGAGCTGCTCACCGCGCGCCTGCCGCGCTATGCGGGGGTGCGGGCGGACTATGACAAGGTCTTGCGGCAGCGCAGCGCCCTGCTGAAGTCGGCAGGCGCACTGCGTCGCAGCAGTCGGTCGCGACGGGACGGACCGGAGCCGCACGGAGACGAGGTCGCGACCCTGGACGTCTGGGACGCGCGGCTCGCACACTTCGGCGCCCTGCTGCTGGCAGGCCGGGTGGAGCTGGTCCGAGAGCTGGCACCTCGGGTGGCACTCGCCTACGCCCAGGTCGCCCCGGAGTCGAGGGAGGCCTCCCTGCGTTATCGCTGCTCGGTGGAGGGCCTGGCGCCTGCCGGTCGCTCGGTCGCCGAGCTGGAGGAGACGCTGCTCGCCGAGTTGAAGCGGGTCCGGAACCGGGAGCTCGAGCGCGGTGTCTGCCTGGTGGGCCCGCATCGGGACGAGCTGGAACTCGCTCTCGGCGAGTTGCCTGCGAAGGGATACGCCAGTCACGGAGAATCGTGGTCCTTCGCGCTGGCACTGCGGTTGGGCGCCTATGAACTCCTGCGATCCGACGGTGGTGAGCCGGTGCTGTTGCTGGACGACGTGTTCGCCGAACTCGACGAACGGCGGCGAGGACGACTGGCGGAGGTGGCGGCAGAGGCGGAGCAGGTGCTCATCACTGCAGCGGTGGCGGCGGACGTGCCGCCGGAGTTGGCCGGGGTTCGATACCAGGTGCGAGACGGCGAGGCGCGACGTGACGACTGACCGACCACGAGACCAGTCTCGGCCGCGCCGACCACATGGTGTGGGTGATCTAGGTCCGACTACCCCCATATCTGGGGATAACCCTGTGGATGGTGTGGATAACTCACGTTGGGGCGCCGACGCGGCGAGCCGATCAGCCCACCGGCCCGTGCCCGGCGTCACATCCGCTGGTTCCCTGCCGGACGCGGCCGCTCCCCGAGGTGCGGACCTGGCGCGCGCCACTCTCGCCGCCGCGCGGGCAGCGGCCAAGGCCAAGGGACGTGCACCCGGGCAGCAGACGGCCAGGCGGGGGGTGCGCACCGGGCGACGGCGGACGTGGTCCGGCCCGCGCCCCGACGATCGCGATCCGCAGCTGCTCGGCAGACTCGCCTCCCGCATCGCGGTGGAGCGAGGCTGGTCGGAGAGCCTCGCTGGCGGGTCGGTCTTCGGCAGGTGGGCGCGGCTGGTGGGGGAGGACGTCGCCGAGCACAGCACGCCGGTCGCGCTGCGGGACGGCGAGCTGACCGTGCAGGCCGACTCGACGGCATGGGCGACGCAGCTTCGGCTGCTGCAACGACAGCTGCTCGCGCGCATCGGAACCGGCGCCGGTCCCGGCGTCGTCCGCCGCCTGAAGGTCCAGGGGCCTGCCGCACCGAGCTGGCGATACGGCCCGAGGCACGTTTCAGGGCGTGGCCCGAGGGACACCTACGGCTGAGCTCGGCCCGTGCGACGTCGAGCTCCGGAGTTCGACGACCGCCCCGCGCCGTCTCCGTGGAGCGCCGGGTGGACTCGGCCGGGGGCGACAGCCCGGTGGGGAGTCGCGCCGTGACTCCCCGGCGTAACCAGAGCAACACCGACGGCTGACCCTTGTCGGGCTCGGCCTCTGGTCAGCGCGGAGCCGCCCGCCAGGCTGAAGGAATGGTGCGGGGGGTTGCCGACCGCAGACGAGTCCGCTTCGATGGCTCTGCGAGGATTCTAGAGGTGTCCTTGGGGCACTCCTGACGTACCGGCCCAGTAGAATCGGCGGCAGAGCGTGTTCTCGCCTGGCCCGCACCGGGCGACGGCAGATCGAGGACTGCCCCGTGGACCGGGTCGGTCAGGCTGGTTCCCCTTTTCACGCCGCACCGGATCATCCTGTGCGACAAGGGCCGCAATGAGGAGACTTCGAAGCTCGTGGCAGCGAAGAAGAACGAGTACAACGCGTCATCCATCACCGTGCTCAAGGGCCTTGAAGCGGTCCGTAAACGTCCCGGCATGTACATCGGCTCGACCGGTGAGCGGGGCCTGCACCACCTGGTCCAGGAGGTGGTGGACAACTCGGTCGACGAGGCGATGGCCGGGTACGCGACCAGGGTCGAGGTCACCCTCCTCGCCGACGGCGGCGTCCGAGTGGTCGACGACGGACGAGGCATCCCGGTCGCCATGCACCCCCTGGAGAAGAAGCCGACGCTGGAGGTGGTGCTGACCCAGCTCCACGCAGGCGGCAAATTCGACGGCGAGTCCTACGCGGTCTCCGGTGGTCTCCACGGCGTCGGCGTGTCGGTGGTCAACGCCCTGTCCCTTCGGCTCGACGTCGAGATCCATGTCGACGGTCGGATCTGGCAGCAGAGCTACGTGCA
The Actinoalloteichus fjordicus DNA segment above includes these coding regions:
- a CDS encoding DciA family protein; amino-acid sequence: MPGVTSAGSLPDAAAPRGADLARATLAAARAAAKAKGRAPGQQTARRGVRTGRRRTWSGPRPDDRDPQLLGRLASRIAVERGWSESLAGGSVFGRWARLVGEDVAEHSTPVALRDGELTVQADSTAWATQLRLLQRQLLARIGTGAGPGVVRRLKVQGPAAPSWRYGPRHVSGRGPRDTYG
- the dnaN gene encoding DNA polymerase III subunit beta, with the translated sequence MKIRVERDGLADAVAWVARSLPSRPPIPVLGGVLLDAGQEHGDDSSEGTGGEGAERTLTVSGFDYEVSAQVGVPATVVTPGRTLVSGRLLADITKALPNKPVDITVDGSRATIACGNSKFSLPTMPVEDYPQLPAMPGLAGSVLGETFGEAVAQVAVAAGRDDTLPMLTGVRVEIQSNRMTMVATDRFRLAVRDFTWESSDEAIDTSVLVPARTLAEAAKTLGGAGNKVELSLASGDGLLGLAGAGRRTTTRLLDADFPKYRQLLPDEHNTSAIVEVAPLVEAIKRVSLVAERGTQVRLEFGESSLRLTAGGDDEGSAEEALPIQLDGEPLTIAFNPGYLLDGLGVLRTDRAHLSFTVPTRPALIKPVNDEGGVIEGYLYLLMPVRLPG
- the recF gene encoding DNA replication/repair protein RecF (All proteins in this family for which functions are known are DNA-binding proteins that assist the filamentation of RecA onto DNA for the initiation of recombination or recombinational repair.), encoding MHLRHLQVTDFRSWPQLDLALEPGPIVLVGANGQGKTNLIEAVGYLSTLGSHRVALDAPLVRQGSDRAVVRGAVVNEGRELLVEVEIAPGRANRARVNRAPVSRPRDVLGILRTVLFAPEDLSLVRGDPADRRRLLDELLTARLPRYAGVRADYDKVLRQRSALLKSAGALRRSSRSRRDGPEPHGDEVATLDVWDARLAHFGALLLAGRVELVRELAPRVALAYAQVAPESREASLRYRCSVEGLAPAGRSVAELEETLLAELKRVRNRELERGVCLVGPHRDELELALGELPAKGYASHGESWSFALALRLGAYELLRSDGGEPVLLLDDVFAELDERRRGRLAEVAAEAEQVLITAAVAADVPPELAGVRYQVRDGEARRDD